Proteins encoded in a region of the Pseudomonas denitrificans (nom. rej.) genome:
- a CDS encoding cytochrome ubiquinol oxidase subunit I produces the protein MFGLEALDLARIQFAFTVSFHIIFPAITIGLASYLAVLEGLWLKTNEEVYRDLYHFWSKIFAVNFGMGVVSGLVMAYQFGTNWSAFSAFAGSVTGPLLTYEVLTAFFLEAGFLGVMLFGWHRVGPGLHFFATVMVAIGTLISTFWILASNSWMQTPQGHEIVNGIVVPVDWLAIIFNPSFPYRLLHMAIASFVATAFFVGASAAWHLLRGRDNPAIRKMLSMAMWMALIVAPIQAMVGDAHGLNTLKHQPAKIAAIEGHWDNSEGGPTPLILVGWPDMEREETRFKIEIPVLGSLILNHSLTEPIPALKDFPKADRPNSTIIFWSFRIMVGLGLLMILVGLWSVWLRWRKRLFENRAFLHLVLWMGPSGLIAILAGWFTTEIGRQPWVVYGLMRTSDAVSNHSVAQMSLTLVMFVLVYFSLFGVGIGYMMRLVRKGPVTHEGRETSHGGAGQKRTAARPLSATEEGFDDDDSTDAGRN, from the coding sequence ATGTTCGGATTAGAGGCGCTCGACCTGGCCCGGATCCAGTTCGCCTTTACCGTGTCCTTCCACATCATCTTCCCCGCCATCACCATCGGCCTCGCCAGCTACCTGGCGGTACTCGAAGGCCTGTGGCTGAAGACCAACGAGGAGGTCTACCGCGACCTCTATCACTTCTGGTCGAAGATATTCGCCGTCAATTTCGGCATGGGCGTGGTCTCCGGCCTCGTCATGGCCTACCAGTTCGGCACCAACTGGAGCGCCTTCTCGGCCTTCGCCGGGAGCGTCACCGGCCCGCTGCTGACCTATGAGGTGCTCACGGCGTTCTTCCTCGAAGCCGGCTTCCTCGGCGTCATGCTCTTCGGCTGGCACCGCGTCGGCCCGGGCCTGCACTTCTTCGCCACGGTGATGGTGGCGATCGGCACGCTGATCTCCACCTTCTGGATTCTCGCCTCCAACAGCTGGATGCAGACCCCGCAGGGCCACGAGATCGTCAACGGCATCGTGGTGCCGGTGGACTGGCTGGCGATCATCTTCAACCCGTCGTTCCCCTATCGCCTGCTGCACATGGCGATCGCCTCGTTCGTCGCCACCGCCTTCTTCGTCGGCGCCTCGGCGGCCTGGCACCTGCTGCGCGGCCGCGACAACCCGGCGATCCGCAAGATGCTTTCGATGGCCATGTGGATGGCGCTGATCGTCGCGCCGATCCAGGCCATGGTAGGCGACGCCCACGGCCTGAACACCCTCAAGCACCAGCCGGCGAAGATCGCCGCCATCGAAGGCCACTGGGACAACAGCGAAGGCGGCCCGACGCCGCTGATACTGGTCGGCTGGCCAGACATGGAGCGCGAGGAAACCCGCTTCAAGATCGAAATCCCGGTCCTCGGCAGCCTGATCCTGAACCACAGCCTGACCGAGCCGATCCCGGCGCTGAAGGACTTCCCGAAAGCCGACCGGCCCAACTCCACCATCATCTTCTGGTCGTTCCGCATCATGGTCGGCCTGGGGCTGCTGATGATCCTGGTGGGCCTGTGGAGCGTCTGGCTGCGCTGGCGCAAGCGGCTGTTCGAGAACCGCGCGTTCCTCCATCTGGTGTTGTGGATGGGACCGTCCGGCCTGATCGCGATCCTCGCCGGCTGGTTCACCACCGAGATTGGTCGCCAGCCGTGGGTCGTCTACGGGCTGATGCGTACCTCGGACGCGGTGTCCAACCACAGCGTCGCGCAGATGAGCCTGACCCTGGTGATGTTCGTGCTGGTGTACTTCAGCCTGTTCGGCGTGGGCATCGGCTACATGATGCGCCTGGTGCGCAAGGGCCCGGTCACCCACGAAGGCCGCGAGACCAGCCATGGCGGCGCCGGCCAGAAACGTACCGCTGCGCGGCCGCTGTCGGCCACCGAAGAGGGGTTTGACGACGATGACAGCACTGACGCGGGGAGGAACTGA
- a CDS encoding MetQ/NlpA family ABC transporter substrate-binding protein produces the protein MKKLLLLTALAAAFSTTAFANEKLVVAATPIPHAEILELIKPTLAKEGVDLEIKVFTDYVQPNVQVAEKRLDANYFQTKPYLDNFNSGKGTNLVTVTGVHVEPFGGYSKKYKSIDQLPDGATVAIPNEGSNSGRALLLLQKAGVIKLKDPSNALATPKDIAENPKHLKFKELESALLPRVLDQVDLDLINTNYALEAKLNPVKDALILEDRNSPYVNYLVARPDNKDSDALKKLSAALTSPEVKAFIEKKYNGAVVPAF, from the coding sequence ATGAAAAAGCTGCTGCTTCTGACCGCCCTCGCCGCTGCCTTCAGCACCACTGCCTTCGCCAACGAAAAGCTGGTTGTCGCTGCCACGCCGATCCCCCACGCCGAGATCCTAGAGCTGATCAAGCCGACCCTGGCCAAGGAAGGCGTGGACCTGGAGATCAAGGTCTTCACCGACTACGTGCAGCCCAACGTGCAGGTCGCCGAGAAGCGCCTGGACGCCAACTACTTCCAGACCAAGCCGTACCTGGACAACTTCAACTCCGGCAAGGGCACCAACCTGGTCACCGTGACCGGCGTGCACGTCGAGCCCTTCGGCGGCTACTCGAAGAAGTACAAGTCCATCGACCAGCTGCCTGACGGCGCCACCGTCGCCATCCCCAACGAAGGCAGCAACAGCGGCCGCGCCCTGCTCCTGCTGCAGAAGGCCGGCGTGATCAAGCTCAAGGACCCGAGCAACGCCCTGGCCACCCCGAAAGACATCGCCGAGAACCCCAAGCACCTGAAGTTCAAGGAACTGGAATCGGCCCTGCTGCCGCGCGTGCTGGACCAGGTCGACCTGGACCTGATCAACACCAACTACGCGCTGGAAGCCAAGCTCAACCCGGTGAAGGACGCCCTGATCCTCGAAGACCGCAACTCGCCCTACGTGAACTACCTGGTGGCGCGTCCGGACAACAAGGACAGCGATGCCCTGAAGAAACTCTCCGCCGCCCTGACCAGCCCGGAAGTCAAAGCCTTCATCGAGAAGAAGTACAACGGCGCCGTGGTGCCGGCCTTCTGA